In Kogia breviceps isolate mKogBre1 chromosome 7, mKogBre1 haplotype 1, whole genome shotgun sequence, a single window of DNA contains:
- the SCN2B gene encoding sodium channel subunit beta-2 isoform X2: MEVTVPATLNVLNGSDARLSCTFNSCYTVNHKQFSLNWTYQECSNCSEEMFLQFRMKIINLKLERFRDRVEFSGNPSKYDVSVTLRNVQLEDEGTYNCYIMNPPDRHRGHGKIYLQVLMEEPPERDSTVAVIVGASVGGFLAVVILVLMVVKCVRRKKEQKLSTDDLKTEEEGKTDGEGNADDGTK, from the exons ATGGAAGTCACAGTACCTGCCACCCTCAACGTCCTCAATGGCTCTGATGCCCGCCTGTCCTGCACCTTCAACTCCTGCTACACTGTGAACCACAAACAGTTCTCCCTGAACTGGACTTACCAGGAGTGTAGTAACTGCTCTGAGGAGATG TTTCTCCAGTTCCGCATGAAGATCATTAACCTGAAGCTGGAGCGGTTCCGAGACCGCGTGGAGTTCTCAGGGAACCCCAGCAAGTATGACGTGTCAGTCACACTGAGAAACGTGCAGCTGGAGGATGAGGGCACCTACAACTGCTACATCATGAACCCACCCGACCGCCACCGTGGCCACGGCAAGATCTATCTGCAAGTCCTCATGGAAG AGCCCCCTGAGCGGGATTCCACTGTGGCCGTGATCGTGGGCGCCTCCGTCGGGGGCTTTCTGGCTGTGGTCATCTTGGTGCTGATGGTAGTAAAGTGTGTGAGGAGGAAAAAAGAGCAGAAACTGAGCACGGATGACCTGAAGACGGAGGAGGAGGGCAAGACGGATGGAGAGGGCAACGCGGACGATGGCACCAAGTAA
- the SCN2B gene encoding sodium channel subunit beta-2 isoform X1 encodes MHKDAWLPRPAFSLTGLSLFFSLVPPGRSMEVTVPATLNVLNGSDARLSCTFNSCYTVNHKQFSLNWTYQECSNCSEEMFLQFRMKIINLKLERFRDRVEFSGNPSKYDVSVTLRNVQLEDEGTYNCYIMNPPDRHRGHGKIYLQVLMEEPPERDSTVAVIVGASVGGFLAVVILVLMVVKCVRRKKEQKLSTDDLKTEEEGKTDGEGNADDGTK; translated from the exons ATGCACAAAGATGCCTGGCTACCTCGCCCTGCCTTCAGTCTCACGGGGCtcagtctctttttctctttgg TGCCACCGGGGAGGAGCATGGAAGTCACAGTACCTGCCACCCTCAACGTCCTCAATGGCTCTGATGCCCGCCTGTCCTGCACCTTCAACTCCTGCTACACTGTGAACCACAAACAGTTCTCCCTGAACTGGACTTACCAGGAGTGTAGTAACTGCTCTGAGGAGATG TTTCTCCAGTTCCGCATGAAGATCATTAACCTGAAGCTGGAGCGGTTCCGAGACCGCGTGGAGTTCTCAGGGAACCCCAGCAAGTATGACGTGTCAGTCACACTGAGAAACGTGCAGCTGGAGGATGAGGGCACCTACAACTGCTACATCATGAACCCACCCGACCGCCACCGTGGCCACGGCAAGATCTATCTGCAAGTCCTCATGGAAG AGCCCCCTGAGCGGGATTCCACTGTGGCCGTGATCGTGGGCGCCTCCGTCGGGGGCTTTCTGGCTGTGGTCATCTTGGTGCTGATGGTAGTAAAGTGTGTGAGGAGGAAAAAAGAGCAGAAACTGAGCACGGATGACCTGAAGACGGAGGAGGAGGGCAAGACGGATGGAGAGGGCAACGCGGACGATGGCACCAAGTAA